The following proteins are co-located in the Clavibacter capsici genome:
- the rpsP gene encoding 30S ribosomal protein S16, producing MAVKIRLKRLGKIRAPYYRIVVADSRTKRDGRVIEEIGKYHPTEEPSFIEVQSERAQYWLSVGAQPTEQVEALLKLTGDWGRFKGDKDAVSTVRTREAKPAYVADEKKKPVLKPKTEKAAPAPEAAEAPAEATEEQA from the coding sequence GTGGCTGTCAAGATCCGTCTGAAGCGCCTGGGCAAGATCCGCGCGCCGTACTACCGCATCGTCGTCGCCGACTCGCGCACCAAGCGCGACGGCCGCGTCATCGAGGAGATCGGCAAGTACCACCCCACCGAGGAGCCCTCGTTCATCGAGGTCCAGTCGGAGCGGGCGCAGTACTGGCTCTCCGTGGGCGCCCAGCCCACCGAGCAGGTCGAGGCCCTCCTCAAGCTCACGGGCGACTGGGGTCGCTTCAAGGGCGACAAGGACGCCGTGTCCACCGTCCGCACGCGCGAGGCGAAGCCCGCCTACGTCGCGGACGAGAAGAAGAAGCCGGTCCTGAAGCCCAAGACCGAGAAGGCCGCCCCCGCGCCCGAGGCCGCCGAGGCCCCGGCCGAGGCGACCGAGGAGCAGGCCTAG
- a CDS encoding RNA-binding protein, with protein MLAPALAHLVKGIVEHPDDVSVTSKGSPRGEVLEVRVHPEDLGRVIGRAGRTAKALRTLVSALADGQRVRVDVVDTDS; from the coding sequence ATGCTCGCTCCCGCGCTCGCGCACCTGGTCAAGGGCATCGTCGAGCACCCGGATGATGTCTCCGTGACGAGCAAGGGATCCCCCCGCGGCGAGGTCCTCGAGGTGCGCGTGCACCCCGAGGACCTCGGCCGGGTCATCGGCCGCGCGGGTCGCACCGCGAAGGCCCTCCGGACCCTGGTGTCGGCCCTCGCCGACGGCCAGCGCGTCCGCGTCGATGTGGTGGACACCGATTCCTGA
- the rimM gene encoding ribosome maturation factor RimM (Essential for efficient processing of 16S rRNA) has translation MWWTPIPEDIARDPAAFRVGRLTKAHGLKGAVKLELFTDDPAKRFVPGAEFSLQVPESSPWHGRTLTLVELRWYNSHPVGFFEGVADRTAAESLAKAILWMTPPADEPTEPDAWYDHQLVGLKVLRDGVEVGTVSLVDHFPAQDLLHVDTPSGTVLVPFVQAIVPSVDVEAGTLVVTPPLGLFEDVPEAEAPAPAAEAADPAPEGDDAR, from the coding sequence ATGTGGTGGACACCGATTCCTGAGGACATCGCCCGTGACCCCGCGGCGTTCCGCGTCGGCCGGCTGACCAAGGCGCACGGGCTCAAGGGAGCCGTCAAGCTCGAGCTCTTCACGGACGACCCCGCCAAGCGGTTCGTCCCCGGCGCCGAGTTCTCGTTGCAGGTCCCGGAGTCGTCCCCCTGGCACGGCCGCACCCTCACGCTCGTGGAGCTGCGCTGGTACAACAGCCACCCCGTCGGCTTCTTCGAGGGCGTCGCCGACCGCACGGCCGCCGAGTCGCTCGCCAAGGCCATCCTCTGGATGACGCCGCCGGCCGACGAGCCGACCGAGCCCGACGCCTGGTACGACCACCAGCTCGTGGGCCTGAAGGTCCTCCGCGACGGCGTCGAGGTCGGCACGGTCTCCCTGGTCGACCACTTCCCGGCCCAGGACCTGCTGCACGTCGACACCCCGTCGGGCACCGTGCTGGTCCCGTTCGTGCAGGCCATCGTCCCCTCCGTGGACGTCGAGGCCGGCACGCTCGTCGTGACCCCGCCGCTCGGCCTCTTCGAGGACGTCCCGGAGGCGGAGGCCCCGGCGCCCGCCGCGGAGGCCGCCGATCCCGCCCCCGAGGGCGACGACGCGCGCTGA
- the trmD gene encoding tRNA (guanosine(37)-N1)-methyltransferase TrmD yields MRIDIVSIFPEFFGVLDISLLGRARQSGLIDLRVHDLRSYAHDRHRTVDDTPYGGGAGMVMKPEPWGEAMDEVLADDTDPVIVFPSPAGDVFTQAMAQELSLEPHLAFGCGRYEGIDQRVVDHTATRARVRLVSLGDYVLNGGEVAVMAMIEAIGRLVPGVVGNPASLVEESHSDGLLEHPSYTKPQEWRGLAVPDVLRSGNHGAIAAWRREQQIERTRRVRPDLLPD; encoded by the coding sequence ATGCGGATCGACATCGTCTCGATCTTCCCGGAGTTCTTCGGGGTGCTCGACATCTCCCTGCTCGGTCGCGCGCGCCAGTCCGGCCTCATCGACCTGCGCGTGCACGACCTGCGCTCCTACGCGCACGACCGGCACCGCACCGTCGACGACACGCCCTACGGCGGCGGCGCCGGCATGGTCATGAAGCCCGAGCCGTGGGGCGAGGCGATGGACGAGGTCCTCGCCGACGACACGGACCCCGTCATCGTCTTCCCGTCGCCCGCCGGCGACGTCTTCACGCAGGCCATGGCCCAGGAGCTCTCCCTGGAGCCGCACCTGGCCTTCGGCTGCGGCCGCTACGAGGGCATCGACCAGCGCGTCGTCGACCACACGGCGACGCGCGCGCGCGTGCGCCTCGTCAGCCTCGGCGACTACGTGCTGAACGGGGGCGAGGTCGCCGTGATGGCGATGATCGAGGCCATCGGCCGGCTCGTGCCCGGCGTGGTCGGCAACCCCGCGAGCCTCGTGGAGGAGAGCCACTCCGACGGGCTCCTCGAGCATCCCAGCTACACCAAGCCGCAGGAGTGGCGCGGGCTCGCCGTGCCGGACGTGCTCCGGAGCGGCAACCACGGCGCCATCGCGGCCTGGCGGCGCGAGCAGCAGATCGAGCGCACGCGCCGCGTCCGGCCCGACCTCCTGCCCGACTAG